In Corticium candelabrum chromosome 1, ooCorCand1.1, whole genome shotgun sequence, the genomic stretch ACGGAGTGTCCCGTTtccaaaaatcccgttgattggattagtgattggttgaagccatttcgacttggacgccGAGTTACTGCGAagatgctgttgctgttgcgaggaacaggtgtatcgaactagGCATTagtcgacacgtgtccagtttagAAAATTccattgattggattattgatcccgttgaagccatttcgacagtcccgttgctggaaacaggtgtatcgaacctggcatctataatttcgacgcgAATCCCGTGTATCCGTAAtgtaaagtcacgtgcagtactcacccggatactTCGTTTCCCGTACATgacgaagtcacgactcgtgccgactctcgtcatttcgacagtcccgctgaacgtcgtcactTCAAAGACGTTTCTGGTATTGCGGGGAACACGTgtatcaaacacggcagctcttcgatgGGCGTAGACGGGCAAACGGCTGTGGGagttttttcaagacccggatatttGCAAAAATGTCTTCCCTCTCCCAACGTCGAcagcaataaacgacacgctccgcgcgtaccgtccgacgtcgggaacgtgCAGTTTAATTTCGGTACAGATCCGATACGGAGTtacggagatattcgcgcgcgagagGAGGCGGCTTCCATCGGCTGGAAATCGCGCCTAGggattcggcgtgcgcgagccaaattcggcggagatcggactcgccctTCTTTTTATCctgatttacacacacacacacacacacacacacacacacacacacacacacacacacacacacacacacacacacacacacacaccacgtgcaagacacacagacaggcggCTCTCCTTTTTATATAGaaacaagctccaatgcccggcttcgcccgggtaatagtttaatcacacaaattattgatttgcagacactgtttgctattaatgacagacagacaggacagacagacagacaggtcgcctttataggtagagattatagcagaaagtatctaaaaatgcgtttgatggttggagacgcagagggggtgtagccaggtcacgtacagtttgtatagagagatctttgtagatttccCAACTCTCTGCTGTATAGTGTTGGTTATCATCCTTGTGCAAAAAAAGTTCCAATAACTgcacaaaccaattacactaacttaCGCCTTTGTCAGCGCAACCCGAgccagaccacgtggaggtcaAGGCATATACTGGCTCAAAAAATTGGTTGAGACATGCTCAACCTGGAGCTCCCGGCTGCAGTGGTATTTGAATGTTACGTACCTGCTAGATGTCTTCAGCATAGGCCTCTCACACTCCTCTTAACAGTCAACCTCTTCTAAGCTAACCCTGGTTCAGTCGCTGCTGGCCAGcatcataggtgatgttggccatgaatgcCTGCAGCGAATCTAAAGATGACCATCTTGTCGACAGCACTTCCTGGTACACTATGTTTTCGTTTTCCTTCTTTTACCAAGAAAGTTAGTCCGTGTTTGGAGGCAACTCTAGGAATGCCAACATAAAGCTGTCCATGGCTAAAGGGTGGCTCGTGTAGATCTAGCCCTGCCACAGCTAAGGTCTGCCCTTGTGCCTTGTTACCCTTAATAGTCATAGCTTatcttccgctgcacgcgctgcagcagttctgttgcagtcggcggccaatcgttcttgtctggctaCAGCGTGTTCCTCTACGCGAGTTCTGGCAGTGGTGTCGCGATTAATCTGAATTCGtcgctgtctgtctaactCGTTTTCGTTCGCGCGAGCTGTAGCACTCCTGTGTCTGTCGCTGTCTAATCGCCATCGTCTAGCTGCCTCACCTTGCTCAGCACGCGCTCTCGCCGCTGTCTCTGTCGCCATCCAAACGTTGCCGTCTCGCtacttcgtcttcttctaaaCGTCTCCGTTTTTGACTGGCTGCAGCTGCGGATGAAAAGCGGTCATCCGTCTCTTCGGAGGCATTGTAaaaaacaacgaaaaatgtcacgtatacacttgcaatcgtgTAGCACTACAAGATATTGCGCAGCTAGTAGAATTATCGGCAGTGTGAACCATCCTCTAGAGACATCGTCACTTCCCTCCGCTGCAGGGAGTGCATACCGTCCGATGTCAGGAACGGGTCcgtttaaattcggtggagataccgTCCGATGTCCCGTTGAATGTCGCCAGGAAGAcaaatgaagtcacgtgcagttagacgtAGTCACGGCTCGTCTGATCTTGCCCTTTTCGACGTCGTCGGCAAGAAACGACACGATCGGCGCCTACCGTTCGACgtcaggaacgggcagtctaaattcggtggagatacgatgcgccgttccagagatactcgcgcgcgagcggaagcgagtgcgatcggcagaaaatcgcgtcgtcgtgggagaagtcaggaagacgaccgcaATTTCACTTTCGACgcgaatgaattcggcgtgcgcaagccaaattcggctgagatcggactcgcctattttgagaaacgctccaacagacggacagacagacagacagacacctctgctTTATTTAAACATATATAAatagtatatatagatagTACGGCTCCGGTTTGGTTCTTTTTAATCAACTAAAATTTAGATTTGAGTGCAAGTCGAACAATAGAtgcagtgtgggaaaattACCAGATCTTGGTATCCCGGgcacatacaaacatggaaaTAATACCTTCGAAACGCACGTGAGGAGGTGGAGGCACTGGTGCATTCTAACAGTCAGAATGATGCTCATACGTTGGAACGAGCAGCTTCTGGAATATTACATATGTAGACTCCACCCCAGTCGGACAGGGCCCATCCTATTCTGCTAAAGAGTAGATGTAATCACCTTAATTGCATTCCTTAGACTAGACTAGACAGCCAATTAGTTCTCAATGACGTCTCCAGAGTCACAAGCGACCTCAATTCACAGCCTTTAGAAGACATCCGCACCTACTTTTGTCAGTAGAATTTCTGCAGCTATTTTAGAATGCCATCACAAGCTTGTAatgagtgtttacattgtgtttagcaGACGTCATTGAAGTAGTTACACTAATTCTGATTTCAATTTCCTATTTTCTCCACTAGACAGCCCAAACTGACAAagtctacacaaacaattCCCACGCTGCATCTATTGTTCGAATGGAATTTTTTTAGTTTACAATTCTTAATTTGTGACATCGCGACTGAGATTCTGCGTTTTCTCAGGCCAATGAAGACGTCATCAGACTGCCAGAGGCGCGCGATAGCAATAATTCGGATAACAGAATTTCGGAATACATGCACAGAGCGGTCTACATGCAAGAAGTAAAGATCAAATTTGTACTACAGCTAGCGCTAgaaactgtttaattaattaattaattaaaaactagGAGACTTTGCCAGAAGCAGTTGACTACTTAATTCATGCAACTTGGGATAAAACACGAGCTAGGACTCATTAGAGTAGACCGGCGCTAGCAAATTAATGCAGTGGCCTAATTATACAGGCTGTCAATATGTAATTTAAaccgtttaattaattaacttaaaacatACATCCATATGCTTATAATCCGTAATGCTAGCTAGATTTATACGGCAACTCCCAAAAACAATTCCCGCAGAACACATAGCACAATAGATATGTCACAATGCTTCTTCAACTGCTCGTCCGAGATAGCCGATTGTTGCGTCTTCAGCAGCAGCCTGTGCATGCCATCTGGTCAGAATCTGAAAACACTGCTCTCTGACACTTTTCAACCTCTCGACTGTCTCATCTACCTCTACGTTCAAAGCGGCAGCCAAAAATGTCAAGTTAAGAGAAGGATTCTCTGCAAGCTGTTTGGCCAGTAGATTAATATGTTTCTTTGAGACAGGTACAGGTTCTTCAAGAGACTCGAGTAGCAGTGCTAAATTTAAACAACAAATATCAGTATTAAAGTCACTATgtgactatatatatatatatatatatatatatatatatatatatatatatatatatagtcacATCATACTAGATGTTAATCATATGGTCTAAGTAAAGTTGTCAAGTCAGTCTAACTGACAATATCAACAGTATTTATTTTGATAATACCAATTTACACAGAGAACATGCTTTTGAAATATTAAAATCTACTGATCAAGCAGAGAAATAATTAATGACAAGCCAACTTAGGTTGCAATCATACTTGCTATTCTGCAAATTTAAAGCGGtctataaaaataattaattaaacataaaataaaGCTGTGGCCAACAATGGCTGACTACCACGTACAGCCCAAATCTCAGTAGTGTACCTTGCTGAGGTAGAATAGTTTTCGAACTACCAGAATCTGGCTCCTGTCTTAAATGTTGAGATGCAATCACATCAGGATCCGCAAAGTCACATAAAACTACGTCATCTACATAATGGCAAACACCGTTTGTGTAGTTACACATTTCCTCTACGTGAGCTTCAGTCTGTGTTGCCGATAGAACTGAATTGATAGACGTAATCAGTGACTTCATGAGATTATCCTTGTTCTGCTCAGATGCAGAGAGTCGAAATTGATATAGACACTTTGCAGCAGCTAAACCTTGTCGCCTTAATTTATTGACGGCTTCATCATAATGAAAAACGCGCATATCATTGTCATCAACTTTGTTGACAATGTGCTTTTTTAGGCAAGTGACATGTGGGCAGAGATGACCACAACTGAACGTGagatttttaaatttttgttttgaaatttCGGCAACAACGCCAAACAGCCATAATATCAATTTCTTTTCATCATTACTATCACTGAAacacaatgcacaaaacataataaaaaataactCAATCATGCTCCTCTAATCATTTACGTACCTCAGCTGGTGCTGTACAACAATCCGGTTTGCCAATGGTTTGATAATAAAGCGAATGCCCAAGTTTTGGGCCATTAGACAAGCTCTCTTTGATAGGAAAGGCAGACGGCCACGCTTGAGACTCTGTTGCAACTCTGTCTGTTGCTGCATGTGAGTAAGAAGTCGCACAATGAGATGCAAATATAGCCAAGGAGGTAGAAAATCAGCAAAGTCAAAGTAGAATTTTTTTTCCCAGTTGTGCAACAACTCTTCAAGATTAGGATGGTCTTCTGGGAGTCGACAAGGTACAAGATATatctctgcatgcatgtctgttaGATGTTGGTCAGTTTGCTGCTGTTCAGATTCATCACGACTGGTTTCCAGTGTCACTTGTTTCATTTGTTCTGTTAGCTGCTTTGTATCAGGAGATAAAGAGATTTGCCTGTGCAACAGCTTACAGATAAATCCTAGTGCTTGGAATAGAAGACATAGTATGCGAACGTCACTGTCAGAAAATTTATGAAGGTCATGCATGATGTGGTGCATGAGCTTCTGTGTCAGAATTCCTTTGTTTTCAAGAATAAGCCAATCAGAACGATAACTTAAATCTCGCTTACTTTCGTTTGGTAATTTGACAAGAAGAGTCATCAGGTCAACAAGCCATTGTGGATTAGGAATTACAAACTCTTCAAGAGACTTTTTCATTTCTTCATCTAATCCTTGCATTGAAgctaaaacagaaaaatgacACTTAGATAATCGTAACATAATGTGTATGAAACGTACTAGCTGCAACAAAAAGTAAAGTGCATGTGTCAAGTTCACACAATGTGTTCTGACCCAAAGTAAGTTGTGTGAACTGCATACCCTATTATCGAGACATAAATCAAGACATACAAATATCTATTGGAAGACTTACCAGGTACAACAATAAGTCCAACATCATGGAAAAATGTACTCATTGTCTGGAATGGACCTTTATGCACATCAACATTGCATTGGGCTGCAATTTCTTTCATTTCGTCAAAAGGTAACAAACACCGAGGTTCACTAGCTGAATGTTCCATCTTGTCAAATAAAGACTGTTGAtgaaatttcaaaattttttcttcaaattgaAGCCATGACAAAGGAATATCTTCTTTCATGTAGCTTCTTGCTAAAGCTGCCTTTACTATAGCCTTTCGTAGCACACAAACATTTCTGTCTTGAAAGTCAGGACAGGAATTCTCAACTCGAGCTAAAAGTTCATCATTATCCTCGTCATCATCAACTGGGACATATTCAATGTGACAAGCAAACTCCTCTGATTTCTGATAGCATTTGTCAATTTGGTTTATTGCCATCTTCACACGATCTTCTGTTGCTTTCTCGCTATCCTTGTGAGTGCCAACAAAGAATAGTCGCACTGGTTCAGGTTCCAAAGAAGTATGAGCATGAACTGACGCAACCCACATATGAATACGTTGCAAGTCTGCATCAGTAATTCCTTTGTCAGTCAACTTGGCTAGATCGAACACAATAAGATAAATAGCCCGTCTGGTGAGAAAGATGTGATGCATAGGCTCATACAGAGGTTGACCTGCAAAATCCCAAACACTTAGTTTGACTGTTTCATCATCCTGAGAGCCACTCAATTGCCAGTGCTTCTTCAATTTCGGCATTGGCAATTCACTAAAGTCATGCTGCAATAGTTCTGGTTCAGATCTTCTCTTTCTTCGTTTTTTCCTTTTCTTGGTTACAGGAACCTCATCATCGTAAGATCTACTGTAAATATGTAGTTGAGGCTCATCAGAAAAACGCACTCGATTACCCTTGTATGGTTGTGGCCTCTCTACTGAAAGGTAGCGTCTGTCATCTTTTGCAATTCTACGTTGAGTCACATAACTTTCTTGTGCAGACCCTTTTATCAAAGCAGCTGGTGGTACTGCAAATCGTGGTACAGTTTTTACATCAGCTAACGT encodes the following:
- the LOC134190183 gene encoding uncharacterized protein LOC134190183, whose amino-acid sequence is MNGGHLDIVQWLVEKWKVPVDEPDCGENKYTPLHIASKLGFQRIAQYLIRQKANVDSVAKNGYRPLHWAALYNKEDVVDVLIANKATVNVQNSDKNTPLHLAKKKGHESVCEKICNSGADLSIRNASGFTAAEVTSEIPPEIRSRGKAAIRHFRAALRDGKTRPHRIKLMLLGDARVGKTSLFRYLTGQEFIDDLACTEGIDTRLISTPDVEPVSDTVWKVMDVPHSDFNDKIAQEIVKRVKQDEIASTKPRSRVPIEELRLQGDDQKSASRLEASHTVTRTETQAQGRPSTLADVKTVPRFAVPPAALIKGSAQESYVTQRRIAKDDRRYLSVERPQPYKGNRVRFSDEPQLHIYSRSYDDEVPVTKKRKKRRKRRSEPELLQHDFSELPMPKLKKHWQLSGSQDDETVKLSVWDFAGQPLYEPMHHIFLTRRAIYLIVFDLAKLTDKGITDADLQRIHMWVASVHAHTSLEPEPVRLFFVGTHKDSEKATEDRVKMAINQIDKCYQKSEEFACHIEYVPVDDDEDNDELLARVENSCPDFQDRNVCVLRKAIVKAALARSYMKEDIPLSWLQFEEKILKFHQQSLFDKMEHSASEPRCLLPFDEMKEIAAQCNVDVHKGPFQTMSTFFHDVGLIVVPASMQGLDEEMKKSLEEFVIPNPQWLVDLMTLLVKLPNESKRDLSYRSDWLILENKGILTQKLMHHIMHDLHKFSDSDVRILCLLFQALGFICKLLHRQISLSPDTKQLTEQMKQVTLETSRDESEQQQTDQHLTDMHAEIYLVPCRLPEDHPNLEELLHNWEKKFYFDFADFLPPWLYLHLIVRLLTHMQQQTELQQSLKRGRLPFLSKRACLMAQNLGIRFIIKPLANRIVVQHQLSDSNDEKKLILWLFGVVAEISKQKFKNLTFSCGHLCPHVTCLKKHIVNKVDDNDMRVFHYDEAVNKLRRQGLAAAKCLYQFRLSASEQNKDNLMKSLITSINSVLSATQTEAHVEEMCNYTNGVCHYVDDVVLCDFADPDVIASQHLRQEPDSGSSKTILPQQALLLESLEEPVPVSKKHINLLAKQLAENPSLNLTFLAAALNVEVDETVERLKSVREQCFQILTRWHAQAAAEDATIGYLGRAVEEAL